TGTCCATGATCACTATCATCAACCTTTCTGAAGCCAATCTGTTTATAAATCTGTCTAAAACAATCACTCACAGTGATTACGAAAATGTATTAGAACCCGTCATAACCGATATTCTTAAGCAGCACAGTCAGATAAACGTCTGCGTGATATTTGCAGATGATTTTTCAGGTTTTGAATTTCATGCCTTAATCGATGATGCCATGATGGGTATAAAATACTGGCAATATTGGCATAAAATAGCCTTGGTTTCCGAACCCAAATGGCTGCATTCAATTGCAACAACCATCGAGGCGATCAATCCCATTACTGTCGAAAGTTTCTCAACAATATTACAAGCAGAATTATGGTTTAACGAAGAAGAGTATTTTTAATTGATATAATAATTAAGCACCTACGCT
This Moritella sp. 5 DNA region includes the following protein-coding sequences:
- a CDS encoding STAS/SEC14 domain-containing protein, whose amino-acid sequence is MITIINLSEANLFINLSKTITHSDYENVLEPVITDILKQHSQINVCVIFADDFSGFEFHALIDDAMMGIKYWQYWHKIALVSEPKWLHSIATTIEAINPITVESFSTILQAELWFNEEEYF